In the Arthrobacter sp. 31Y genome, one interval contains:
- a CDS encoding type IV toxin-antitoxin system AbiEi family antitoxin domain-containing protein: MNTPSAHENSTAASALPARGYMWRTDELLRFGLNSRNIKALVDSGELLRLRYGCYIRANQWKALGPRRRATERILAHAHGTLTSSTGGFVYSHLSAARLHGLFVWGVDDRVHFIHPSRPSSDRWGKDVRGHTENFTEDDVVVVQGLRVTTLERTIFDSARMLSYPKALVVMDHGLRVGAERSKLTYMAANSAGMRGIRTLRKALDNADPRSESAGETLTRELMQRLSIKPPQPQFEVQSRLGRHRMDFAWEEEKLALEFDGRTKYFDYRPTDEVIFQERRREKALTEAGWRFIRIEWKDLFQERDFKERILRELR, encoded by the coding sequence ATGAACACACCGTCAGCACACGAGAACAGCACAGCGGCCTCAGCACTACCTGCGCGCGGGTACATGTGGAGAACCGACGAGTTACTCCGCTTCGGCCTCAATAGTCGAAATATCAAGGCGCTAGTGGACTCCGGGGAACTGCTTCGCTTGAGGTATGGCTGCTACATCAGGGCTAATCAGTGGAAGGCCCTGGGCCCGAGGAGGCGGGCCACGGAGCGGATCCTGGCACACGCTCATGGAACGCTGACGTCGTCAACAGGTGGTTTCGTCTATAGCCATTTGTCGGCAGCACGACTCCACGGTCTGTTCGTCTGGGGTGTTGATGACAGGGTTCATTTCATCCACCCGTCCAGGCCTTCCTCTGACCGTTGGGGCAAGGATGTCCGCGGACATACGGAGAACTTCACTGAGGACGATGTTGTGGTGGTTCAAGGTCTCCGGGTCACCACGCTTGAACGCACCATCTTTGACAGTGCCAGGATGCTCAGCTATCCGAAAGCACTGGTGGTTATGGATCATGGACTGCGCGTCGGCGCGGAGAGAAGCAAGCTGACATACATGGCAGCAAATTCGGCTGGAATGCGAGGTATCCGCACGCTGCGCAAGGCTTTGGACAACGCGGATCCGCGCTCCGAGTCAGCCGGCGAGACGCTGACCCGAGAGCTGATGCAGAGGCTCAGCATCAAGCCCCCACAGCCACAATTCGAGGTACAGTCCCGCCTGGGCCGTCACCGCATGGACTTCGCTTGGGAAGAGGAAAAACTGGCGCTGGAGTTCGACGGGCGAACCAAGTACTTCGATTACAGACCAACGGATGAGGTCATCTTCCAAGAGCGGCGACGGGAAAAGGCTCTCACGGAGGCAGGCTGGCGGTTTATCAGGATTGAGTGGAAGGACCTGTTTCAAGAGCGCGACTTCAAGGAACGCATCCTTCGGGAACTTAGATGA
- a CDS encoding helix-turn-helix transcriptional regulator gives MKRAERLLALSEMLRRNGSRGSSADRLAREFGVSVRTVKRDLAALESSGAPIWSRPGPGGGYGLAASASLPPVSLSPAQAVALMAAVSAAPDAPYADLAAAGIRKIVDVLDPRTRAKADELAGRVWVNAPSYSSRTIRSALEEAMSEQRVVRIRYTSKDGNSTIRDIEPVLFASTNGQWYLVGWCRLRDAMRWFIVSRIERASVTKMACGGHTIHEVGEPPENARPVHGGGM, from the coding sequence GTGAAGCGGGCTGAACGGCTCCTTGCCCTGTCAGAGATGCTGCGCCGTAACGGATCACGGGGGTCCTCCGCCGATCGGCTGGCCAGAGAGTTCGGCGTTTCCGTGCGAACAGTCAAAAGGGACCTCGCTGCACTTGAGAGCAGCGGTGCGCCCATATGGTCACGCCCAGGACCTGGCGGTGGCTATGGATTGGCCGCCAGCGCTTCCCTGCCGCCTGTCAGTCTGTCCCCAGCTCAGGCCGTTGCGCTCATGGCAGCCGTGTCCGCCGCACCCGATGCCCCTTATGCCGATCTGGCAGCAGCCGGGATCCGGAAGATCGTTGATGTCCTCGATCCAAGGACCCGGGCAAAAGCCGACGAATTGGCCGGCCGTGTCTGGGTCAATGCGCCTTCCTACTCCTCGCGGACCATCAGATCGGCTCTTGAGGAGGCGATGTCTGAGCAGCGTGTAGTCCGCATCCGCTACACCTCCAAAGACGGGAACAGCACCATCCGCGACATCGAACCCGTGCTGTTCGCCTCCACGAACGGCCAGTGGTACTTGGTTGGGTGGTGCCGGCTTCGCGACGCTATGCGATGGTTCATTGTGTCGCGCATCGAACGAGCCAGCGTAACCAAGATGGCTTGCGGTGGCCATACCATCCACGAGGTCGGTGAACCCCCGGAGAACGCCAGGCCCGTGCATGGTGGGGGCATGTGA
- a CDS encoding COG4315 family predicted lipoprotein, which yields MKKPLSFGLGALILTAALAGCGGSPGTATSTPPAAATSSAATTSASATASSPAAAAGADMNVSASSAGQIVVDSKGMSLYFFTKDVKDSGTSACTEACLTAWPIFTTTSDAPTVEGVTGTVGTIASPDGKKHVTLNGMPLYYYAKDKAPGDVTGQGVGGVWYLVSPAGEMIK from the coding sequence ATGAAGAAACCACTCAGTTTTGGACTCGGTGCGTTGATCCTGACCGCCGCTCTGGCCGGTTGTGGCGGAAGCCCGGGAACCGCCACCTCCACTCCGCCCGCAGCTGCCACATCTTCCGCAGCAACTACCTCCGCTTCAGCCACGGCTTCCAGCCCCGCGGCAGCCGCAGGCGCCGACATGAACGTTTCGGCTTCCAGCGCTGGCCAGATTGTGGTGGACAGCAAAGGCATGAGCCTCTACTTCTTCACCAAAGACGTCAAGGACTCGGGAACCAGCGCCTGCACGGAAGCCTGCCTGACGGCCTGGCCTATTTTCACCACGACGTCGGATGCTCCCACCGTTGAAGGCGTCACCGGCACTGTGGGAACCATCGCGTCACCGGACGGGAAGAAGCACGTGACCCTCAATGGCATGCCCCTGTACTACTACGCCAAGGACAAGGCGCCTGGCGACGTCACCGGCCAGGGCGTGGGCGGCGTCTGGTACCTGGTCAGCCCTGCCGGGGAGATGATCAAGTAG
- a CDS encoding ABC transporter ATP-binding protein — protein MPIIEVEELSREFQVMEPAGKFRRRKKTVHAVRGIDFSVEPGEAVGYIGANGAGKSTTIKMLTGVLVPSSGRVSVCGFNPVPQRKALARKIGVVFGQRSQLWWDLPLQDSYPILGAMHRMPEADWKPRFRELAEQMDLGEFLSTPVRQLSLGQRMRGEVAAALLHRPELVILDEPTIGLDMISKEKLRQFLDAERRENGTTLLLTTHDMSDIQRLCQRVLVVDDGAIAYDGPLTGLADVAGAVRTMVVDLAAPLHSADLFALPDGAVHEGIEAEGIRHSVSFDPRRLSAAAVLAAISSTAEVADLSLHEPDIAHLVRQLYGRARR, from the coding sequence ATGCCCATCATTGAAGTGGAAGAACTGAGCCGGGAGTTCCAGGTCATGGAGCCCGCGGGTAAGTTCCGCCGACGCAAAAAGACCGTTCATGCAGTCCGGGGGATTGACTTCAGCGTGGAACCCGGGGAGGCCGTCGGCTACATCGGAGCCAACGGCGCTGGAAAGTCCACCACCATCAAGATGCTCACGGGGGTCCTGGTCCCAAGCTCGGGACGCGTGAGCGTTTGCGGGTTCAATCCTGTGCCCCAACGCAAAGCGCTCGCCCGGAAGATCGGCGTCGTGTTCGGTCAGCGCTCGCAGCTTTGGTGGGACCTGCCTCTGCAGGACTCCTACCCCATCCTGGGTGCCATGCACCGCATGCCCGAGGCCGATTGGAAGCCACGGTTCCGCGAACTCGCCGAGCAGATGGATTTGGGGGAATTCCTCTCCACTCCGGTTCGGCAGCTTTCGCTGGGGCAGCGCATGCGCGGCGAGGTTGCAGCTGCCCTGTTGCACCGGCCGGAACTTGTCATCTTGGACGAGCCCACCATCGGCCTGGACATGATCAGCAAGGAGAAACTGCGGCAGTTCCTGGACGCCGAGCGTCGGGAAAACGGCACCACGCTGCTGCTCACCACCCACGACATGAGTGATATCCAGCGTCTGTGCCAACGCGTACTGGTAGTCGACGACGGCGCCATCGCCTACGACGGTCCGCTCACCGGTTTGGCTGACGTCGCCGGAGCCGTGCGCACCATGGTGGTGGACCTCGCCGCTCCCTTGCACTCGGCTGATCTCTTTGCGCTGCCCGATGGCGCCGTCCATGAAGGTATTGAGGCCGAAGGAATTCGGCACAGCGTTTCCTTCGATCCGCGCAGGCTCTCAGCGGCCGCGGTCTTGGCCGCTATCTCGAGCACCGCTGAGGTAGCTGACTTGTCCCTGCACGAGCCGGACATCGCACACCTGGTCCGGCAGCTGTATGGACGTGCGCGGCGGTAG
- a CDS encoding sigma-70 family RNA polymerase sigma factor has translation MPLDEDVVAAIYRDHGTALKRFVLSCTSDTHQADDVVQETILKVWQHAPQITGSLRSYLFRTARNVIIDNYRKAQRRPSESGEQDLPDHPARERVDELLNRVLIEEALLRLSHEHRQVLVALHYQRCTVSEAALQLNIPAGTVKSRAFYAVKALRTILDEMGVER, from the coding sequence ATGCCGTTGGACGAGGACGTGGTGGCCGCGATTTACCGCGACCATGGCACGGCTCTGAAGCGCTTCGTTCTGAGTTGCACCTCCGATACTCACCAGGCCGATGACGTCGTGCAGGAAACCATCCTTAAGGTGTGGCAGCATGCCCCGCAGATCACGGGAAGCCTGCGGAGCTACCTGTTCCGGACGGCGCGGAACGTCATCATCGATAACTACAGGAAGGCGCAGCGCCGCCCTTCCGAATCCGGCGAACAGGACCTCCCGGACCATCCTGCGAGGGAGCGCGTAGACGAACTTCTCAACCGGGTCCTCATCGAGGAAGCCTTGCTCCGGCTCAGTCACGAACACCGGCAGGTTTTGGTGGCCCTCCACTATCAAAGGTGCACTGTCAGCGAGGCAGCACTGCAGCTGAACATCCCGGCGGGAACCGTGAAATCCCGGGCTTTCTACGCCGTGAAAGCCCTACGAACAATCCTTGACGAAATGGGGGTGGAACGATGA
- a CDS encoding DMP19 family protein, whose product MTTNEYPVVLNKTSFEAGNADVVDSNVNVVNHMYQELLNSDEIATAALNSYFVDFYLTQALSGGFAQYVFTAPEREEVDAYVRSGLEGMGATRHLDLFNRTATAFDALADDEAEAYLDGELDESETPPASVVALDELDGEFEALLEEEDIIELNGAYLRDQSALLVLSDEEIEEHVAQRVAQIPDLAERQAEADEEALANAPEFEVIIRELCDVAGYALEKITMGDPNYEHDGVKTLAWHFSTDHGDYLMIEDDDEAFMIHPETKEIIAAVEFEESEEFADA is encoded by the coding sequence ATGACTACCAACGAGTACCCCGTTGTCCTGAACAAGACGAGCTTCGAAGCCGGCAACGCGGATGTGGTGGATTCCAATGTCAACGTGGTGAACCACATGTACCAAGAGCTCCTCAACAGCGACGAAATTGCGACCGCAGCGCTCAACAGCTACTTCGTGGATTTCTACCTCACCCAGGCTTTGTCAGGCGGCTTCGCCCAGTACGTCTTCACTGCGCCGGAGCGTGAAGAAGTTGACGCCTACGTCCGCTCAGGCCTTGAGGGCATGGGGGCCACGCGGCACCTCGACCTCTTCAACCGCACCGCCACCGCATTCGACGCTCTGGCAGACGACGAAGCCGAGGCCTACCTCGACGGCGAACTGGACGAGTCCGAAACACCGCCGGCTTCCGTGGTTGCCTTGGACGAGCTCGACGGCGAGTTTGAGGCCCTGCTGGAAGAAGAGGACATCATTGAGCTCAATGGCGCCTACCTGCGCGATCAGTCGGCTCTGTTGGTTCTCTCCGACGAAGAAATCGAAGAGCACGTTGCCCAGCGCGTCGCCCAGATCCCGGACCTTGCCGAGCGCCAGGCCGAAGCCGACGAAGAAGCCCTTGCCAACGCCCCCGAGTTTGAGGTCATCATCCGCGAACTGTGCGATGTTGCCGGCTACGCCCTCGAAAAGATCACTATGGGCGATCCCAACTACGAGCACGACGGCGTGAAGACCCTCGCCTGGCACTTCTCCACCGATCACGGCGACTACCTCATGATCGAGGACGACGACGAGGCCTTCATGATCCACCCGGAGACCAAGGAAATCATCGCGGCCGTAGAGTTCGAAGAATCCGAAGAATTCGCCGACGCCTAA
- a CDS encoding DEAD/DEAH box helicase has protein sequence MPSHTDENWELAIQTPAITDRSLAAGLAYAMGSRVNGISFDAATGLLMGKVRGTGPQPYSTSAKLVRKPSGWSCTVGICSCPVRKDCKHVAALLFTAEDHPTIRAQLLSQAPGIQTSRVGSGQQGGSARPAWEQALNRLIAKPGTAPSAAGIQLALQFEVEEPAAHFSYTGRRDPMRSVRQLKARPVMMGAKGKWIRGDVSWNNLSYVSFRREFNEVHVEWLQTFLAAHGSSNGRQQPSGAMWLSLNDFAAKNLWTLLAEATKAGIPLIHSAGSEPVRVETLPAVVGLSLARLEADPDTAAGTAKQEAPDGGLQLAPSVTVGGEPVDPGSVGFLGKPANGIFFTHSGETLPGVPQQKNLITLAPMEGGISDELLEFVMDGDTLQIPAEDESRFLTSFYPKLRQSTPVQAADESVELPTLAVPTLSLLANYGNDHKVRLHWEWHYKSGTLVTAQPLWRHPDDRGYRDDVEEARILESIGRPWDLVPALAESATGGWGAPRIAASAELSGLDTLAFTEEVLPALKDLPDVVVETSGDIADYREAAEAPVVSISTKETASGDWFDLGIVITLEGEPVSFAAVFSALAAGMSRMLLPSGAYFSLDLPELHQLRALIDEARSLQDNPDNKDGTLQISRFQAGLWDELAQLGIVDEQAAAWREAVGGLLDDGVTGLPLPTGLNADLRPYQLEGFNWLSFLYKHSLGGVLADDMGLGKTVQAIALICAAKDLAASTAAAVQGDSSEVTPRAPFLVVAPTSVVSNWAAEAQRFAPGLVVRTVGETFAKSGLAPAEALAGADVVITSYALFRIDYDAYASFQWAGLMLDEAQFVKNHQSKAYQCARKLPARFKLAITGTPLENNLMEFWALTSIVAPGLFPSPKRFAENYQKPVEKNGDSAQLGKLRRRVRPLMMRRTKEQVIKDLPPKQEQILEVVLNPRHQKVYQTHLQRERQKILGLIDDVNKNRFTIFQSLTLLRQLSLDASLVDSSLSGVRSSKLDVLFEQLEDLISEGHRALIFSQFTGFLGKVRERLDAEGVEYCYLDGSTRNRGDVVSEFKNGAAPVFLISLKAGGFGLNLTEADYVFLLDPWWNPASEAQAVDRTHRIGQARNVMVYRLVAKDTIEEKVMALKAKKSQLFADVMEGDALAGGSLTADDLAALFAE, from the coding sequence ATGCCGTCCCACACAGACGAAAACTGGGAACTGGCCATTCAGACTCCTGCCATCACGGACCGCTCGCTCGCGGCCGGACTGGCTTATGCCATGGGCAGCCGCGTGAACGGGATTTCTTTTGACGCAGCCACAGGCCTGCTGATGGGCAAGGTTCGCGGCACCGGTCCGCAGCCATATTCGACGTCGGCAAAACTGGTTCGCAAGCCCAGCGGCTGGAGCTGCACTGTGGGTATTTGCAGCTGCCCGGTCCGGAAGGACTGCAAACACGTGGCTGCGTTGCTCTTCACTGCCGAAGACCACCCCACCATCCGCGCCCAGCTCCTCTCCCAGGCCCCCGGCATTCAAACCTCAAGGGTTGGCTCTGGCCAGCAGGGCGGGTCGGCACGTCCTGCCTGGGAACAAGCCCTCAACAGGCTGATCGCCAAGCCCGGCACGGCGCCCAGTGCCGCGGGTATCCAGCTGGCGCTTCAGTTCGAGGTGGAGGAGCCGGCGGCCCACTTCTCCTACACAGGCCGACGCGATCCCATGCGCAGCGTCCGCCAACTCAAGGCCCGCCCGGTCATGATGGGCGCCAAAGGCAAGTGGATCCGCGGCGACGTCTCCTGGAACAACCTCAGCTATGTCAGCTTTCGGCGTGAGTTCAACGAGGTCCACGTCGAATGGCTTCAAACTTTCCTGGCTGCGCACGGTTCAAGCAACGGCCGGCAGCAACCCTCTGGCGCCATGTGGCTGAGCCTGAACGATTTCGCGGCCAAAAACCTCTGGACCCTCCTCGCCGAGGCCACCAAAGCCGGCATCCCGCTCATTCACTCCGCTGGTAGCGAGCCTGTCCGCGTCGAGACGCTACCCGCCGTCGTCGGACTCAGTTTGGCGCGGCTTGAAGCCGATCCGGACACCGCCGCGGGCACCGCAAAGCAAGAAGCGCCCGACGGCGGCCTGCAGCTCGCGCCGTCAGTCACCGTGGGCGGGGAGCCCGTTGACCCCGGATCCGTGGGTTTCCTGGGCAAGCCGGCCAACGGAATCTTCTTCACGCACTCCGGGGAAACCCTGCCGGGCGTGCCCCAGCAGAAGAACCTCATCACCCTTGCCCCCATGGAAGGTGGCATCAGTGATGAGTTGCTGGAGTTCGTCATGGATGGCGACACGCTTCAGATCCCGGCGGAGGACGAAAGCCGGTTCCTGACCTCGTTCTACCCGAAGCTGCGGCAGTCAACGCCCGTGCAGGCCGCGGATGAATCGGTGGAGCTGCCCACACTGGCCGTCCCCACGCTGTCCCTGCTGGCCAACTACGGCAATGATCACAAGGTCCGGCTGCACTGGGAGTGGCATTACAAGTCCGGCACCCTGGTCACCGCACAGCCGTTGTGGCGGCACCCGGACGATCGGGGCTACCGGGACGACGTCGAAGAGGCGCGCATCCTGGAGTCAATCGGACGTCCGTGGGACCTGGTGCCCGCGCTCGCCGAATCAGCGACGGGCGGCTGGGGTGCGCCCCGCATCGCTGCCTCCGCTGAGCTCAGTGGCCTGGACACGCTGGCGTTCACCGAAGAGGTGCTGCCCGCGCTCAAGGACCTCCCGGACGTAGTGGTTGAAACCTCCGGCGACATCGCCGATTACCGTGAGGCCGCCGAAGCACCCGTGGTGTCCATCTCCACGAAGGAAACAGCAAGCGGCGACTGGTTCGACCTCGGAATCGTGATCACCCTCGAAGGCGAACCCGTCTCCTTCGCCGCAGTCTTCTCCGCGCTCGCCGCCGGCATGAGCCGCATGCTGCTGCCCAGCGGCGCCTACTTCTCCTTGGACCTTCCCGAGCTTCACCAGCTCCGGGCGCTGATCGATGAGGCCCGGTCCCTGCAGGACAACCCGGACAACAAGGACGGCACGCTGCAGATCAGCCGCTTCCAGGCCGGGCTCTGGGATGAGCTGGCGCAACTGGGGATCGTGGACGAACAGGCCGCCGCGTGGCGCGAAGCCGTGGGTGGATTGCTCGACGACGGCGTGACCGGACTTCCCCTTCCGACGGGACTTAACGCCGATCTTCGTCCGTATCAGCTTGAAGGTTTCAACTGGCTCAGCTTCCTGTACAAGCACAGCCTCGGCGGCGTGCTGGCTGACGACATGGGCCTTGGTAAGACCGTGCAGGCGATTGCGCTGATTTGCGCGGCGAAGGACTTGGCGGCATCCACTGCTGCAGCCGTTCAGGGTGACTCTTCCGAAGTGACGCCGCGGGCTCCGTTCCTGGTGGTCGCACCCACGAGCGTGGTGAGCAACTGGGCGGCTGAAGCGCAGCGGTTTGCCCCGGGCCTAGTGGTGCGGACCGTCGGAGAAACCTTCGCCAAGAGCGGCCTGGCCCCGGCCGAAGCATTGGCGGGCGCCGACGTCGTGATTACCTCCTATGCCTTGTTCCGCATTGATTACGATGCCTACGCCTCCTTCCAATGGGCGGGGCTGATGCTCGATGAGGCGCAGTTCGTGAAGAATCACCAGTCCAAGGCGTACCAGTGCGCTCGCAAGCTGCCGGCCCGGTTCAAATTAGCCATCACGGGCACGCCGTTGGAGAACAACCTCATGGAGTTCTGGGCGCTGACCTCGATTGTGGCGCCGGGGCTGTTCCCCAGCCCCAAACGGTTCGCAGAGAACTACCAAAAGCCGGTGGAAAAGAACGGTGACTCGGCCCAGCTGGGCAAGCTCCGGCGTCGTGTGCGTCCGCTCATGATGCGCCGCACTAAAGAGCAAGTCATCAAGGACCTGCCGCCCAAGCAGGAGCAGATCCTTGAAGTGGTGCTGAACCCGCGGCACCAAAAGGTTTACCAGACTCACCTGCAGCGCGAACGGCAGAAGATCCTGGGCTTGATTGATGACGTGAACAAGAACCGGTTCACCATCTTCCAGTCGTTGACGTTGCTGCGGCAGCTGAGCCTGGATGCGTCGTTGGTGGATTCGTCCCTGTCCGGAGTGCGGTCGTCCAAGCTGGATGTGCTGTTCGAACAACTGGAAGACCTCATTTCAGAAGGACACCGGGCGCTCATTTTCAGCCAATTCACGGGGTTCCTGGGCAAGGTCCGTGAGCGTTTGGATGCCGAGGGCGTGGAGTATTGCTACCTGGACGGCAGCACTCGAAACCGTGGCGATGTTGTCAGCGAGTTCAAGAACGGTGCCGCTCCGGTGTTCCTGATTTCGCTGAAGGCTGGCGGCTTCGGGCTCAACCTGACCGAGGCAGATTACGTGTTCCTGTTGGATCCTTGGTGGAACCCGGCATCCGAAGCCCAGGCCGTGGACCGCACCCACCGCATTGGGCAGGCCCGGAACGTGATGGTCTACCGACTGGTGGCGAAAGACACCATCGAAGAGAAGGTCATGGCGCTGAAGGCCAAGAAATCACAGCTGTTCGCGGACGTGATGGAAGGCGATGCCCTGGCCGGTGGCTCGTTGACGGCGGACGACCTGGCGGCGCTGTTCGCGGAGTAA
- a CDS encoding alpha/beta fold hydrolase codes for MTTITSSQPIVLIAGHWLGAWAWDEVLEHLKTDNSRAVAVTLPGLDKDDPERASKTLDDQAAAVLDTLARLGTSEEQPAMIVAHSGANAPVSLVLDRHPELVQQVVWVDSGPVSTGSVFAPDLPEEVDELPLPSLEDLAKQASLEGLSAEVLERFRARAVPEPGPVLRQPVELRNDARRKVRTTLVCCSIPGAQVLELANSGHPMFVEVATLEHLDVIDLPTGHWPMWSRPRDLAKVIQTASSRAD; via the coding sequence ATGACAACTATTACGAGCAGTCAGCCCATCGTCCTTATCGCCGGCCATTGGCTGGGCGCTTGGGCGTGGGATGAAGTCCTTGAACACCTGAAAACCGATAACTCCCGTGCAGTCGCCGTGACGCTCCCTGGACTCGATAAGGATGACCCTGAGCGGGCGAGCAAGACCCTCGACGATCAAGCGGCTGCGGTCCTGGACACCCTTGCCCGACTCGGCACTTCCGAAGAACAGCCTGCGATGATTGTCGCGCACAGTGGTGCCAATGCCCCTGTCAGCCTGGTCCTTGACCGACACCCGGAGCTTGTTCAGCAGGTGGTGTGGGTGGACTCCGGCCCTGTGTCCACAGGAAGCGTGTTCGCCCCGGATCTCCCGGAAGAAGTGGACGAGCTTCCGCTGCCATCCCTTGAAGACCTCGCAAAGCAGGCAAGTCTCGAAGGCCTGAGCGCCGAGGTCCTCGAGCGTTTTCGGGCCCGCGCAGTACCGGAGCCCGGTCCGGTGCTTCGCCAGCCCGTCGAGCTGCGGAATGATGCCCGCCGCAAGGTCCGGACCACCCTGGTGTGCTGCTCGATCCCTGGCGCGCAGGTGCTGGAGTTGGCCAACTCAGGCCATCCCATGTTCGTGGAAGTCGCGACTCTTGAGCACCTTGACGTTATTGACCTCCCCACAGGACATTGGCCCATGTGGAGCCGCCCCCGGGACCTGGCCAAGGTCATTCAGACAGCTTCCTCACGAGCCGACTAA
- a CDS encoding ABC transporter permease yields MRAYWELAKSSFRRHSTYRTAAVAGAFTNSVFGLIRASLLLSAITTAGGAIGGYSAMEAATYVWLGQALLAPLGLFGTAELANRVKSGDIAVDLSRSVNLTASYWAQDLGRAAFDVLPRGLPPLIVGALVTGLAMPGSPGPYLLGFVSILAAVSLNFLGFFAINLLSFWVLEIRGFWMLYMVVMNLLSGFLVPVTWFPGWLLDFARATPFPSMLQTPVDILAGRTDGGESLAMVGIQLLWLAVLLIIVQMMVRFGSRRLVVQGG; encoded by the coding sequence GTGCGTGCGTATTGGGAACTGGCCAAGTCATCATTCCGCCGCCATTCCACGTACCGTACTGCCGCCGTCGCCGGTGCTTTCACCAACTCTGTGTTCGGACTCATCCGGGCGTCGCTGCTGCTGAGCGCCATTACGACGGCGGGTGGCGCCATCGGGGGATACTCGGCCATGGAGGCGGCCACTTACGTGTGGCTGGGGCAGGCGCTGCTGGCACCTTTGGGCCTCTTCGGGACCGCTGAGCTGGCCAATCGCGTGAAGTCGGGGGACATCGCCGTCGATCTTTCCCGGTCCGTGAATCTGACCGCGTCCTATTGGGCGCAAGACCTGGGCCGTGCCGCTTTCGATGTCCTTCCGCGCGGACTGCCGCCACTCATCGTGGGTGCCTTGGTCACCGGTTTGGCGATGCCGGGTAGTCCTGGACCGTACTTGCTGGGATTCGTGTCCATCCTGGCTGCCGTATCCCTGAACTTTCTGGGCTTCTTCGCCATCAACCTACTGTCTTTCTGGGTGCTCGAAATCCGCGGATTCTGGATGCTGTACATGGTGGTGATGAACCTGTTGTCCGGGTTCCTGGTCCCGGTGACGTGGTTCCCGGGGTGGCTGCTCGATTTCGCCCGGGCCACCCCGTTCCCGTCAATGCTCCAGACCCCGGTGGACATTCTTGCCGGAAGGACCGACGGCGGTGAGAGCCTGGCGATGGTTGGCATCCAACTTCTGTGGCTGGCTGTGCTGCTGATCATTGTGCAGATGATGGTCCGCTTCGGTTCGCGGCGGTTGGTGGTGCAAGGTGGCTAG
- a CDS encoding ABC transporter permease has protein sequence MASSRPLRDPHAPVTNLVLLRLLVSARLRSQLAYRGSFLSDVAGQVLLGLTEFVELYAIVHNVSSFGGMTFAQTLLVFGLASVAFALGDLLLGETDSMSETIRSGKLEVLLVRPLPVLLQLATSDFQLRRVGRLIFALAALAAALLFADITWDPVKVLLALITPLAGAAIFCALFLGAGAMQFWILDGRQFANAFTYGGRYVASMPGAALFFPIQIFFTFVIPATLVAYAPSLVILGLDGPAAIPAWTGWLGLPAAVVLSGLMLLLWRAAIKKYTGAGG, from the coding sequence GTGGCTAGCTCCCGTCCGTTACGTGATCCCCACGCTCCGGTCACCAACCTGGTGCTCCTCAGGCTGTTGGTCTCCGCGAGATTGCGCTCGCAACTCGCCTACCGGGGCAGCTTCCTGTCCGACGTCGCTGGCCAAGTCCTCCTGGGCTTGACGGAGTTTGTTGAGCTGTACGCGATTGTCCACAACGTCTCCTCTTTCGGCGGCATGACCTTTGCACAGACACTCCTGGTGTTCGGGCTCGCATCCGTTGCGTTCGCGCTGGGTGACCTGCTCCTGGGGGAGACGGACTCCATGTCCGAGACCATCAGGTCCGGGAAGTTGGAGGTCCTCTTGGTGCGGCCCCTTCCGGTGCTGCTTCAGCTCGCCACATCCGACTTTCAACTGAGACGCGTGGGCCGTCTGATCTTCGCTCTGGCGGCCTTGGCTGCGGCCCTGCTGTTCGCCGACATCACGTGGGATCCAGTTAAAGTACTGCTCGCCCTGATCACGCCGCTGGCGGGCGCAGCGATTTTCTGTGCTCTCTTCCTCGGGGCTGGAGCCATGCAGTTCTGGATTCTCGATGGCAGGCAATTCGCCAACGCGTTCACCTACGGGGGCCGGTATGTTGCCTCCATGCCCGGAGCGGCGCTGTTCTTCCCCATCCAGATCTTCTTCACTTTTGTTATCCCGGCTACGCTCGTGGCCTACGCACCCAGCCTGGTCATTCTCGGCCTCGACGGACCGGCCGCAATCCCGGCCTGGACGGGCTGGCTGGGACTGCCGGCCGCCGTCGTCCTCAGCGGACTCATGCTGCTTCTCTGGCGGGCAGCCATCAAAAAGTACACCGGCGCAGGAGGCTGA